From a single Osmerus mordax isolate fOsmMor3 chromosome 14, fOsmMor3.pri, whole genome shotgun sequence genomic region:
- the trim2a gene encoding tripartite motif-containing protein 2 isoform X1 has protein sequence MASEGSCIPSPVVHQIDKQFLICSICLDRYDNPKVLPCLHTFCEKCLQNYIPAHSLTLSCPVCRQTSILPEKGVAALQSNFFITNLMDVLQRPADSHTHQAAALDTIASVATGQPLSCPNHGGNVMEFYCPQCETAMCQECTSGEHGDHPTVPLRDVVEQHKASLQGQLDAVKNRLPEIDTALQVLSEILQQLTNQKSSIEGDIHTTFDELQKTLNVRKSVLLMELEVNYGLKQKVLQAQLDTLLQGQEGIKSSCRFTEQALSHGTEAEVLLVKKQMSERLSELAIQDLPLQPGENHQLDFLVETDGLKKSIHNLGTIVTTNAVASETVATGEGLRQCVAGLPTSVTITTKDKDGELCKMGNAAITAEIATPAGSIGDGEILDNKNGTYEYLYTAAKEGSFTLSLRLYDQHIRGSPFKIRAAKSADVSPTSDGVKKRLKSPGSGHVKQKAIKRPASMYSTGKRKENPIEDDLIFRIGTKGRNKGEFTNLQGVASSAQGKVLIADSNNQCVQIFTNDGQFKSRFGVRGRSPGQLQRPTGVAVHPNGDIIIADYDNKWVSIFSSDGKFKTKIGSGKLMGPKGVSVDRNGHIIIVDNKACCVFIFQPNGKLVTKFGNRGNGDRQFAGTLNGPHFAAVNHNNEIIVTDFHNHSVKVFNTEGEFLLKFGSNGEGNGQFNAPTGVAVDINGNIIVADWGNSRIQVFDGSGSFLSYINTSADPLYGPQGLALTSDGHVVVADSGNHCFKVYRYLQ, from the exons ATGGCCAGTGAGGGCTCCTGCATCCCCAGCCCAGTGGTGCACCAGATCGACAAGCAGTTCCTGATCTGCAGTATCTGTCTGGATCGCTACGACAACCCCAAAGTTCTGCCCTGCTTGCATACATTCTGTGAGAA GTGTCTGCAGAACTACATCCCGGCCCACAGCCTGACGCTGTCGTGCCCCGTGTGTCGCCAGACGTCCATCTTGCCGGAGAAAGGCGTGGCGGCGCTCCAGAGCAACTTCTTCATCACCAACCTGATGGACGTCCTGCAGCGCCCGGCCGACAGCCACACCCACCAGGCGGCGGCGCTTGACACCATCGCCTCCGTCGCCACGGGTCAACCGCTCTCCTGTCCCAACCACGGGGGGAAT GTGATGGAGTTCTACTGCCCGCAATGTGAGACGGCCATGTGTCAGGAGTGTACAAGCGGTGAGCATGGCGACCATCCCACCGTTCCCCTCAGAGACGTGGTGGAACAACACAAGGCCTCCCTGCAGGGCCAGCTGGACGCTGTCAAAAACAG GCTGCCAGAGATTGACACGGCCCTGCAGGTACTGTCAGAAATCTTGCAGCAGCTGACCAATCAGAAGAGCTCCATCGAGGGGGACATCCACACCACATTCGACGAGCTGCAGAAGACCCTCAACGTCCGGAAGAGCGTCCTGCTCATGGAACTGGAGGTCAACTACGGTCTCAAGCAAAAG GTGCTCCAAGCCCAGCTGGACACCCTGCTGCAAGGCCAGGAGGGCATCAAAAGCAGCTGCAGGTTCACGGAGCAGGCTCTGAGCCACGGCACGGAGGCCGAGGTCCTGCTGGTGAAGAAGCAGATGAGCGAGCGTCTCAGCGAGCTGGCCATCCAGGATCTCCCCCTGCAGCCCGGCGAGAACCACCAGCTGGACTTCCTGGTGGAGACGGACGGCCTGAAGAAGTCCATCCACAACCTGGGCACCATCGTGACCACCAACGCCGTGGCGTCCGAGACGGTGGCGACGGGCGAGGGCCTGCGCCAATGTGTGGCAGGCCTGCCCACCTCCGTCACCATCACGACCAAGGACAAAGACGGCGAGCTGTGCAAGATGGGCAACGCCGCCATCACGGCAGAGATCGCCACGCCTGCCGGCAGCATCGGCGACGGCGAAATCCTGGACAACAAGAACGGGACGTACGAGTACCTGTACACCGCCGCCAAGGAGGGCAGCTTCACGCTGTCGCTGCGCCTCTACGACCAGCACATCAGAGGCAGCCCGTTCAAGATCAGGGCCGCCAAGTCGGCCGACGTGTCGCCGACGTCTGACGGCGTGAAGAAGAGGTTAAAGTCGCCGGGGAGCGGGCACGTGAAGCAGAAGGCCATTAAGAGGCCGGCGAGCATGTACAGCACCgggaagaggaaagagaacCCCATCGAGGACGATCTCATCTTCAGGATCG GAACAAAGGGAAGAAACAAAGGAGAGTTCACAAACCTACAGGGCGTGGCCTCCTCGGCCCAGGGCAAGGTGCTGATCGCTGACAGCAACAACCAGTGTGTCCAG ATCTTCACCAATGACGGGCAGTTTAAGAGCCGCTTCGGCGTCAGGGGGCGGTCTCCGGGGCAACTGCAGCGGCCGACAGGCGTGGCTGTCCACCCCAACGGTGACATCATCATTGCTGACTATGATAACAAGTGGGTCAGCATCTTTTCCAGCGACGGCAAGTTCAAG aCTAAGATAGGCTCTGGCAAGCTGATGGGTCCCAAGGGTGTGTCGGTGGACAGGAACGGCCACATAATCATCGTGGACAACAAGGCCTGCTGTGTCTTCATCTTCCAGCCCAATGGCAAGCTAGTCACCAAGTTTGGTAACCGTGGCAACGGCGACAGGCAGTTTGCAGGTACACTGAATG GACCTCACTTTGCTGCGGTCAACCACAACAATGAAATCATCGTGACCGACTTCCATAACCACTCTGTGAAGGTGTTCAACACGGAGGGGGAATTCCTGCTGAAGTTCGGATCCAACGGCGAGGGGAACGGCCAGTTCAATGCTCCTACAGGAGTGGCTGTGGATATCAACGGCAACATTATAGTAGCAGACTGGGGCAACAGTCGTATTCAG GTGTTTGACGGCAGCGGTTCCTTCCTGTCCTACATAAACACCTCAGCAGACCCCCTGTACGGCCCCCAGGGCCTGGCCCTCACTTCCGACGGTCACGTGGTGGTGGCCGACTCTGGAAACCACTGCTTCAAGGTCTACCGCTACCTACAGTAA
- the trim2a gene encoding tripartite motif-containing protein 2 isoform X2, which translates to MASEGSCIPSPVVHQIDKQFLICSICLDRYDNPKVLPCLHTFCEKCLQNYIPAHSLTLSCPVCRQTSILPEKGVAALQSNFFITNLMDVLQRPADSHTHQAAALDTIASVATGQPLSCPNHGGNVMEFYCPQCETAMCQECTSGEHGDHPTVPLRDVVEQHKASLQGQLDAVKNRLPEIDTALQVLSEILQQLTNQKSSIEGDIHTTFDELQKTLNVRKSVLLMELEVNYGLKQKVLQAQLDTLLQGQEGIKSSCRFTEQALSHGTEAEVLLVKKQMSERLSELAIQDLPLQPGENHQLDFLVETDGLKKSIHNLGTIVTTNAVASETVATGEGLRQCVAGLPTSVTITTKDKDGELCKMGNAAITAEIATPAGSIGDGEILDNKNGTYEYLYTAAKEGSFTLSLRLYDQHIRGSPFKIRAAKSADVSPTSDGVKKRLKSPGSGHVKQKAIKRPASMYSTGKRKENPIEDDLIFRIGTKGRNKGEFTNLQGVASSAQGKVLIADSNNQCVQIFTNDGQFKSRFGVRGRSPGQLQRPTGVAVHPNGDIIIADYDNKWVSIFSSDGKFKTKIGSGKLMGPKGVSVDRNGHIIIVDNKACCVFIFQPNGKLVTKFGNRGNGDRQFAGPHFAAVNHNNEIIVTDFHNHSVKVFNTEGEFLLKFGSNGEGNGQFNAPTGVAVDINGNIIVADWGNSRIQVFDGSGSFLSYINTSADPLYGPQGLALTSDGHVVVADSGNHCFKVYRYLQ; encoded by the exons ATGGCCAGTGAGGGCTCCTGCATCCCCAGCCCAGTGGTGCACCAGATCGACAAGCAGTTCCTGATCTGCAGTATCTGTCTGGATCGCTACGACAACCCCAAAGTTCTGCCCTGCTTGCATACATTCTGTGAGAA GTGTCTGCAGAACTACATCCCGGCCCACAGCCTGACGCTGTCGTGCCCCGTGTGTCGCCAGACGTCCATCTTGCCGGAGAAAGGCGTGGCGGCGCTCCAGAGCAACTTCTTCATCACCAACCTGATGGACGTCCTGCAGCGCCCGGCCGACAGCCACACCCACCAGGCGGCGGCGCTTGACACCATCGCCTCCGTCGCCACGGGTCAACCGCTCTCCTGTCCCAACCACGGGGGGAAT GTGATGGAGTTCTACTGCCCGCAATGTGAGACGGCCATGTGTCAGGAGTGTACAAGCGGTGAGCATGGCGACCATCCCACCGTTCCCCTCAGAGACGTGGTGGAACAACACAAGGCCTCCCTGCAGGGCCAGCTGGACGCTGTCAAAAACAG GCTGCCAGAGATTGACACGGCCCTGCAGGTACTGTCAGAAATCTTGCAGCAGCTGACCAATCAGAAGAGCTCCATCGAGGGGGACATCCACACCACATTCGACGAGCTGCAGAAGACCCTCAACGTCCGGAAGAGCGTCCTGCTCATGGAACTGGAGGTCAACTACGGTCTCAAGCAAAAG GTGCTCCAAGCCCAGCTGGACACCCTGCTGCAAGGCCAGGAGGGCATCAAAAGCAGCTGCAGGTTCACGGAGCAGGCTCTGAGCCACGGCACGGAGGCCGAGGTCCTGCTGGTGAAGAAGCAGATGAGCGAGCGTCTCAGCGAGCTGGCCATCCAGGATCTCCCCCTGCAGCCCGGCGAGAACCACCAGCTGGACTTCCTGGTGGAGACGGACGGCCTGAAGAAGTCCATCCACAACCTGGGCACCATCGTGACCACCAACGCCGTGGCGTCCGAGACGGTGGCGACGGGCGAGGGCCTGCGCCAATGTGTGGCAGGCCTGCCCACCTCCGTCACCATCACGACCAAGGACAAAGACGGCGAGCTGTGCAAGATGGGCAACGCCGCCATCACGGCAGAGATCGCCACGCCTGCCGGCAGCATCGGCGACGGCGAAATCCTGGACAACAAGAACGGGACGTACGAGTACCTGTACACCGCCGCCAAGGAGGGCAGCTTCACGCTGTCGCTGCGCCTCTACGACCAGCACATCAGAGGCAGCCCGTTCAAGATCAGGGCCGCCAAGTCGGCCGACGTGTCGCCGACGTCTGACGGCGTGAAGAAGAGGTTAAAGTCGCCGGGGAGCGGGCACGTGAAGCAGAAGGCCATTAAGAGGCCGGCGAGCATGTACAGCACCgggaagaggaaagagaacCCCATCGAGGACGATCTCATCTTCAGGATCG GAACAAAGGGAAGAAACAAAGGAGAGTTCACAAACCTACAGGGCGTGGCCTCCTCGGCCCAGGGCAAGGTGCTGATCGCTGACAGCAACAACCAGTGTGTCCAG ATCTTCACCAATGACGGGCAGTTTAAGAGCCGCTTCGGCGTCAGGGGGCGGTCTCCGGGGCAACTGCAGCGGCCGACAGGCGTGGCTGTCCACCCCAACGGTGACATCATCATTGCTGACTATGATAACAAGTGGGTCAGCATCTTTTCCAGCGACGGCAAGTTCAAG aCTAAGATAGGCTCTGGCAAGCTGATGGGTCCCAAGGGTGTGTCGGTGGACAGGAACGGCCACATAATCATCGTGGACAACAAGGCCTGCTGTGTCTTCATCTTCCAGCCCAATGGCAAGCTAGTCACCAAGTTTGGTAACCGTGGCAACGGCGACAGGCAGTTTGCAG GACCTCACTTTGCTGCGGTCAACCACAACAATGAAATCATCGTGACCGACTTCCATAACCACTCTGTGAAGGTGTTCAACACGGAGGGGGAATTCCTGCTGAAGTTCGGATCCAACGGCGAGGGGAACGGCCAGTTCAATGCTCCTACAGGAGTGGCTGTGGATATCAACGGCAACATTATAGTAGCAGACTGGGGCAACAGTCGTATTCAG GTGTTTGACGGCAGCGGTTCCTTCCTGTCCTACATAAACACCTCAGCAGACCCCCTGTACGGCCCCCAGGGCCTGGCCCTCACTTCCGACGGTCACGTGGTGGTGGCCGACTCTGGAAACCACTGCTTCAAGGTCTACCGCTACCTACAGTAA